In Mesorhizobium sp., one DNA window encodes the following:
- a CDS encoding extracellular solute-binding protein, producing the protein MSGAQAQEWRTSDRMGEPSRYGDTFTHYDHVNPNAPKGGTLNSVAVGTFDSFNPFIAIGTPAAGVNFQGGLLWDTLMAKSVDEPTTNHAFIAEAFSYPDDFSSATYRLNPKARWHDGQPITVDDVIWSFDTLKKISPDFVSYFGNVKQAVKMNDREVRFEFDQGGNRELPMIMGDLVVLPKHWWEGTNAKGEKRDITRPTLEAPLGSGAYRIESFKPGTDIVWARVEDYWARDLPINVGRYNFDRQRFRYVLDQTAEWQAFIRGGYEDLRIENQPPRWVKGYDFPAAQSGQVIKKEFKDESGEPMQGYVMNMRRDQFKDRRVRQALTLLYDFETFNKTRTFNLNKRTNSYFVGQELASSGIPQGAELEILEPYRDKLPPELFTQEFKLPVYDTPQSERTHLREAVKLFADAGWVIKDGKLVNSQTGQQFRAELLIASDYQEFIGMPLIINMRKLGIDAPVRMVDVSQFIARQNNFDYDMLIGVLPQSQSPGNEQRTYWGSKDADRPGSRNFSGIKDPVIDALIERVIFAKSREDQVVATHALDRVLLWGYYVVPQYHRPVVWLAYWDKFGMPDTQPSKVLGVDIESFWIDAEKEKALNAKFGIAN; encoded by the coding sequence ATGTCCGGCGCGCAGGCGCAGGAATGGCGCACCTCGGACAGAATGGGCGAGCCATCGCGGTACGGCGACACGTTCACACACTACGACCACGTGAACCCGAACGCGCCGAAGGGCGGCACGCTGAACTCCGTCGCGGTCGGCACATTCGACAGCTTCAACCCGTTCATCGCGATCGGCACGCCGGCAGCCGGGGTTAATTTCCAGGGCGGGCTCTTGTGGGACACGTTGATGGCAAAGTCGGTCGACGAGCCGACGACGAACCACGCCTTCATCGCGGAGGCATTCTCCTATCCGGATGATTTTTCCAGTGCGACCTATAGGCTCAACCCGAAAGCCAGATGGCATGACGGCCAGCCGATCACGGTCGACGACGTGATCTGGTCGTTCGACACCCTCAAGAAGATCAGCCCTGACTTCGTCAGCTATTTCGGCAATGTCAAACAGGCCGTGAAGATGAACGACCGGGAGGTGAGATTCGAGTTCGACCAGGGCGGTAACCGCGAACTCCCGATGATCATGGGCGATCTGGTGGTCCTGCCGAAGCACTGGTGGGAGGGGACCAACGCCAAGGGTGAGAAGCGGGACATCACCCGCCCGACCCTGGAGGCGCCACTCGGCTCCGGCGCCTACAGGATCGAGAGCTTCAAGCCGGGAACCGATATCGTCTGGGCACGCGTCGAGGACTATTGGGCGCGCGACCTGCCCATCAATGTCGGCCGCTACAATTTCGACCGTCAACGTTTCCGTTACGTCCTCGACCAGACGGCCGAATGGCAGGCTTTCATCAGGGGCGGCTATGAGGACCTTCGCATCGAGAACCAGCCGCCGCGCTGGGTGAAGGGCTATGACTTCCCCGCGGCTCAGTCGGGACAGGTGATCAAGAAGGAGTTCAAGGACGAATCCGGCGAACCGATGCAGGGTTACGTGATGAACATGCGGCGCGATCAGTTCAAGGATCGGCGCGTGCGCCAGGCTCTGACGCTGCTCTACGATTTCGAGACCTTCAACAAGACGCGCACCTTCAATCTCAACAAGCGCACCAACAGCTACTTCGTCGGTCAGGAACTGGCCTCCTCCGGCATACCGCAGGGCGCCGAGCTGGAGATCCTCGAACCCTATCGGGACAAGCTGCCGCCGGAACTCTTCACGCAGGAATTCAAGCTGCCCGTCTACGACACGCCGCAGTCGGAACGCACCCATCTTCGCGAGGCCGTGAAACTGTTCGCCGACGCAGGGTGGGTGATCAAGGACGGCAAGCTGGTGAATTCCCAGACGGGACAGCAATTCCGGGCGGAACTGCTCATTGCCAGCGACTATCAGGAATTCATCGGCATGCCCCTGATCATCAACATGCGCAAGCTCGGCATCGACGCGCCGGTCCGCATGGTGGACGTCAGCCAGTTTATCGCCCGGCAGAACAACTTCGACTACGACATGCTGATCGGCGTCTTGCCGCAATCGCAGTCGCCTGGCAACGAACAGCGCACCTACTGGGGATCGAAGGACGCAGACAGGCCAGGCTCACGCAATTTCTCAGGGATCAAGGACCCCGTCATCGACGCGCTGATCGAACGGGTCATCTTCGCCAAGAGTCGCGAGGACCAGGTGGTCGCGACCCATGCCCTCGATCGCGTGCTGCTGTGGGGCTACTATGTGGTTCCGCAATATCACCGGCCGGTCGTCTGGCTGGCCTATTGGGACAAATTCGGCATGCCGGACACACAGCCCTCCAAGGTGCTCGGCGTGGACATCGAATCCTTCTGGATAGACGCCGAGAAGGAAAAGGCACTGAACGCCAAGTTCGGGATAGCGAATTGA
- a CDS encoding extracellular solute-binding protein → MRTELSRRWFLSAAGAAAILPALPSNLFAATPTGVALHGLSAFGDLKYPPDFGHFDYANPDAPQGGTFNFSPPNWLWNQNPDTFNTLNCLVPNGDAPPRMELCFDSLMTRALDEPDAVYGLLAESVTIHDDRNTFEFKLRPGARFHDGTPLTAEDVAYTYTLFKQKAHPNLRLPLGRMTEAVAVDARTFRLTFSGEQSDRTILSVVTYPIISKAFFEANPFDGSQLNPPLGCGAYKVGAFRPGQFIEYDRVADYWGKDLGVNRGQSHFDRIRVEFYRDRQAAFEAFKKGNVLYRQEFTSRTWATGYDFPAITEGKVVKREFPRELQPSLQAWAINQRRERFEDVRVREAIGLCFDFEWTKRNLFYDAYERSHSLFENSEFVAHGMPSEEEMALLDPLRGQIPEEVYGEPAMQPISDGSGRDRKLLRRGIDLLAQAGWRKPQGSAFVANDKGERLVLEILVNDEVFIRIDSPFVENMKTIGIDASIRLVDAAQYTVRQSDFDFDMISMAATLSATPTFDDLEQFFHSSSAQVSGSRNLPGTADPAVDTLLGAVAKAADRPSLVAAIRALDRVLRARRDWIPNWHAANHRAAYWNIYGFREPKPDYGFPVETLWWFEADKARAIGKL, encoded by the coding sequence TTGAGGACGGAACTCTCCCGACGCTGGTTTCTCAGCGCCGCTGGCGCGGCGGCAATCCTTCCTGCCCTGCCGTCAAACCTGTTCGCCGCGACGCCGACCGGCGTCGCCCTCCACGGCCTCTCCGCCTTCGGCGACCTCAAATACCCGCCCGACTTCGGCCATTTCGACTATGCCAACCCCGATGCGCCGCAGGGCGGGACGTTCAATTTCTCGCCGCCCAACTGGCTGTGGAACCAGAACCCGGACACGTTCAACACGCTGAACTGCCTGGTGCCAAACGGTGATGCACCGCCGCGGATGGAGCTCTGTTTCGATTCTCTGATGACGCGGGCGCTGGACGAGCCCGACGCAGTCTACGGGCTATTGGCGGAGAGCGTCACGATCCACGACGACCGCAACACGTTCGAGTTCAAGCTGCGGCCGGGGGCGCGCTTTCACGACGGTACGCCGCTCACCGCCGAAGATGTTGCCTACACCTACACCCTCTTCAAGCAGAAAGCCCACCCGAACCTGCGCCTGCCGCTCGGGCGCATGACGGAGGCGGTGGCGGTCGACGCCCGGACCTTCAGGCTGACGTTCTCGGGAGAGCAGTCCGACCGAACGATCTTGTCGGTCGTGACCTATCCGATCATCTCGAAGGCATTCTTCGAGGCCAATCCGTTCGACGGGTCGCAACTCAACCCGCCGCTCGGCTGCGGCGCCTACAAGGTCGGCGCATTCCGCCCTGGCCAATTCATCGAATACGACCGCGTCGCGGATTACTGGGGCAAGGATCTCGGCGTCAATCGCGGCCAAAGCCATTTCGACCGCATCCGCGTCGAGTTCTACCGCGACCGCCAGGCCGCGTTCGAGGCGTTCAAGAAGGGCAACGTGCTCTACCGGCAGGAGTTCACCTCCCGGACCTGGGCGACGGGCTACGATTTCCCCGCGATCACGGAAGGCAAGGTCGTGAAGCGCGAGTTCCCGCGCGAACTGCAGCCCTCGCTGCAGGCCTGGGCGATAAACCAGCGGCGGGAGCGTTTCGAGGATGTGCGGGTGCGCGAGGCGATCGGCCTCTGCTTCGACTTCGAGTGGACGAAGCGCAACCTGTTCTACGACGCCTACGAACGCTCCCATTCGCTGTTCGAGAATTCGGAATTCGTCGCGCACGGTATGCCGAGCGAAGAGGAGATGGCGCTGCTCGATCCGCTGCGCGGCCAGATCCCGGAAGAGGTCTATGGCGAACCGGCGATGCAGCCGATCAGCGACGGCTCGGGCCGCGACCGCAAGCTCCTGCGGCGCGGCATCGACCTTCTGGCGCAGGCAGGATGGCGCAAGCCGCAAGGCTCGGCCTTTGTCGCCAACGACAAGGGCGAGCGGCTTGTGCTCGAGATTCTCGTCAACGACGAGGTCTTCATCCGCATCGACTCGCCGTTCGTCGAGAACATGAAGACGATCGGCATCGATGCCTCGATTCGGCTGGTCGACGCCGCGCAATACACGGTGCGCCAGTCGGATTTCGACTTCGACATGATCTCGATGGCCGCCACTCTCTCCGCCACGCCCACGTTCGACGACCTGGAGCAGTTCTTCCACTCGAGCTCGGCGCAGGTATCCGGCAGCCGCAACCTGCCCGGCACGGCCGATCCGGCCGTCGATACGCTGCTTGGCGCGGTCGCGAAGGCCGCGGACCGGCCCTCGCTCGTTGCGGCGATCCGCGCGCTCGACCGGGTCTTGCGCGCGCGGCGAGACTGGATTCCAAATTGGCATGCGGCGAATCACCGGGCGGCCTACTGGAACATCTACGGCTTCAGGGAGCCGAAGCCGGATTACGGCTTCCCGGTGGAGACGCTGTGGTGGTTCGAGGCGGACAAGGCGAGGGCAATTGGCAAACTCTGA
- a CDS encoding microcin C ABC transporter permease YejB produces MGAYIARRLLLMIPTLLGILAISFILIQFAPGGPVEQVIARISGTSDGSDRLSGGGADAGAQNVENFGSESSSKYRGAQGLDPEFIKELEKQFGFDKPPLERFGKMIWDYARFDFGESFFRDIRVIDLILEKMPVSISLGLWITLISYLISIPLGIRKAVSDGSAFDVWTSGVVIIGYAIPGFLFAILLMILFAGGNSFPIGFTSGDQFYGFRLGCDCFPLRGLTSENWDQLSLWGKVVDYFWHLTLPLTAMVLSAFATTTLLTKNSFLEEIRKQYVVTARAKGLTERQVLYRHVFRNAMLIVIAGFPAAFISVFFTGSLLIENIFSLDGLGLLSFQSILDRDYPVVFASLYIFGLIGLITGLISDLTYTWIDPRIDFERRDV; encoded by the coding sequence ATGGGCGCCTATATCGCCCGCCGCCTGCTCTTGATGATCCCGACGCTGCTCGGGATTCTGGCTATTTCCTTCATCCTGATCCAGTTCGCGCCGGGCGGGCCGGTGGAGCAGGTCATTGCGCGGATCAGCGGCACCAGCGACGGGTCCGATCGCCTGTCAGGCGGCGGCGCGGACGCGGGCGCGCAGAACGTCGAGAATTTCGGCTCGGAATCCTCGTCGAAATACCGCGGCGCGCAGGGTCTGGATCCGGAATTCATCAAGGAGCTCGAGAAGCAGTTCGGCTTCGACAAGCCGCCGCTCGAACGCTTCGGCAAAATGATCTGGGACTACGCCCGCTTCGATTTCGGCGAGAGTTTCTTCCGCGACATCCGCGTCATCGACCTGATCCTGGAGAAGATGCCGGTATCGATCTCGCTCGGGCTGTGGATCACGCTGATCTCTTACCTGATCTCGATCCCGCTCGGCATCCGCAAGGCGGTCAGCGACGGCTCGGCTTTCGACGTCTGGACGAGCGGTGTGGTCATCATCGGCTATGCCATCCCCGGCTTCCTCTTTGCCATCCTGCTGATGATCCTGTTCGCCGGCGGCAATTCCTTCCCGATCGGTTTCACCTCGGGCGACCAGTTCTATGGCTTCCGGCTGGGCTGCGATTGCTTCCCACTGCGCGGCCTGACGTCCGAGAACTGGGACCAGCTGTCGCTGTGGGGCAAGGTCGTCGACTATTTCTGGCACCTGACGCTGCCGCTGACGGCGATGGTGCTCTCCGCCTTCGCCACGACGACACTGCTGACCAAGAACTCCTTCCTCGAGGAAATCCGCAAGCAGTACGTGGTGACCGCGCGGGCCAAGGGTCTGACCGAACGCCAGGTTCTCTACCGCCACGTCTTCCGCAACGCGATGCTGATCGTCATCGCCGGCTTTCCGGCGGCCTTCATCTCGGTGTTCTTCACCGGCTCGTTGCTCATCGAGAACATCTTCTCGCTCGATGGACTCGGCCTCCTGTCCTTCCAGTCTATCCTCGACCGCGACTATCCCGTCGTCTTCGCCAGCCTCTACATCTTCGGTCTGATCGGCCTGATCACGGGCCTCATCTCCGACCTCACCTACACCTGGATCGACCCGCGCATCGATTTCGAGAGGCGCGACGTCTGA
- a CDS encoding ABC transporter permease → MSDIVHKTAVETHRAARRPRLSPLNQRRWQNFKANRRGYWSFWIFLVLFVLSLGSEFIANDKPVLAYYKGELLVPVLVDYPEEKFGGFYAVTDYRDPVISDEIEANGWLIWPPIRYSYRTVNNDIPEAAPAKPSWLYDKEFRCQRYPLGVDDPNCTIGNWNWLGTDDQTRDVLARVIYGFRVSVLFGLILTGASAVIGVTAGAVQGYFGGWTDLVLQRVIEIWSSIPVLYLILIMSAVLPPGFFILLGIMLLFSWVGFVGVVRAEFLRARNFEYVNAARALGVPDRTIMYRHLLPNAMVATLTFLPFILNGAISTLTSLDFLGLGLPPGSASLGELLKQGQRNLSAPWLGLTGFFTIALMLSLLIFIGEAVRDAFDPRKTFR, encoded by the coding sequence ATGTCCGACATCGTCCACAAGACCGCCGTCGAGACTCACCGCGCCGCAAGACGCCCCCGGCTGTCACCGCTCAACCAGAGGCGCTGGCAGAACTTCAAGGCGAACCGGCGCGGCTACTGGTCGTTCTGGATCTTCCTCGTCCTGTTCGTGCTGTCGCTCGGCTCCGAGTTCATCGCCAACGACAAGCCGGTCCTCGCCTACTACAAGGGCGAGCTGCTGGTTCCGGTACTGGTGGACTATCCGGAAGAGAAATTCGGCGGATTCTACGCGGTGACGGATTACCGCGATCCGGTGATCTCGGACGAGATCGAGGCGAACGGCTGGCTGATCTGGCCGCCGATCCGCTATTCCTATCGCACGGTCAACAACGACATCCCGGAGGCGGCGCCGGCCAAGCCGTCCTGGCTCTACGACAAGGAATTCCGATGCCAGCGCTACCCGCTGGGCGTCGACGATCCCAACTGCACGATCGGCAACTGGAACTGGCTGGGCACGGACGACCAGACCCGCGATGTGCTCGCCCGCGTCATCTACGGCTTCCGGGTCTCGGTCCTGTTCGGGCTGATCCTCACCGGCGCTTCCGCCGTCATCGGCGTAACCGCCGGAGCGGTGCAGGGCTATTTCGGCGGCTGGACCGACCTCGTCCTCCAGCGCGTCATCGAGATCTGGTCGTCGATCCCCGTCCTCTACCTGATCCTCATCATGTCCGCCGTGCTGCCGCCGGGCTTCTTCATCCTGCTCGGAATCATGCTGCTTTTCTCCTGGGTCGGCTTCGTCGGCGTGGTGCGGGCCGAGTTCCTGCGCGCCCGCAACTTCGAATATGTCAATGCCGCCCGCGCGCTCGGCGTGCCGGACCGGACGATCATGTACCGCCATCTGCTGCCCAACGCGATGGTGGCGACGCTGACCTTCCTGCCCTTCATCCTCAACGGCGCGATCTCGACGCTCACCTCGCTCGACTTCCTCGGACTCGGCCTCCCGCCGGGGTCCGCCTCGCTCGGCGAACTCCTGAAACAGGGACAGCGCAACCTGTCGGCGCCCTGGCTGGGTCTGACCGGGTTCTTCACCATAGCGCTGATGCTGTCGCTGCTGATCTTCATCGGCGAGGCCGTCCGCGACGCCTTCGACCCGCGCAAGACGTTCCGATGA
- a CDS encoding type II toxin-antitoxin system VapB family antitoxin has protein sequence MGINIKNERVEKLAKEVAGETGETLTGAIQVALEERLARLHRNRDIEERRRRIREIVESFGPVPEGVTSDHSDLYDEWGLPK, from the coding sequence ATGGGCATCAACATCAAGAACGAACGGGTGGAAAAGCTGGCCAAGGAGGTTGCCGGCGAGACCGGCGAGACGCTGACTGGAGCCATTCAGGTGGCTCTCGAAGAGCGGCTGGCGCGTCTGCATCGCAACCGGGATATCGAGGAACGCAGGCGCAGGATCAGGGAGATCGTAGAAAGCTTCGGTCCCGTCCCGGAGGGCGTCACGAGCGACCATTCCGACCTCTATGACGAATGGGGCCTGCCGAAATGA
- a CDS encoding type II toxin-antitoxin system VapC family toxin, translating into MIVDASAVLAVLLEEPEGRQIEDIIVRTVDELVMSPMNFLEAAVRVDRLKSEAKSETFDRFMQSAGITLVPITEDQAFRARQAYKTYGKGNHPAKLNLGDCFAYALSKARGEPLLFKGDDFRLTDVEAVI; encoded by the coding sequence ATGATTGTCGATGCGTCGGCCGTGCTGGCCGTGCTGCTGGAAGAGCCTGAGGGACGCCAGATCGAGGATATCATCGTGAGGACTGTCGATGAACTTGTCATGTCGCCAATGAACTTTCTGGAGGCGGCGGTTCGGGTGGACCGTCTGAAATCCGAAGCCAAGTCCGAAACGTTCGATCGGTTCATGCAGTCTGCGGGCATCACCTTGGTCCCGATCACCGAAGATCAGGCTTTCCGTGCCCGCCAAGCCTACAAGACCTACGGCAAGGGCAACCACCCGGCCAAGCTTAATCTCGGCGACTGTTTCGCCTACGCCCTGTCCAAGGCGCGCGGCGAGCCGCTGCTGTTCAAGGGCGACGATTTCCGCCTGACCGACGTCGAGGCCGTGATTTGA
- a CDS encoding ABC transporter ATP-binding protein codes for MTAPLVSIRDLSVAFSQGGKETLAVDRVSFDIGKGETVALVGESGSGKSVTALSVLKLLAYPAASHPSGQILFNGVDLLAKGENELRKVRGRDITMIFQEPMTSLNPLHTIERQVGEVLKVHQGMNDAHARARTLELLQEVGIRDPEKRLGAYPHQLSGGQRQRVMIAMALANQPQLLIADEPTTALDVTVQAQILELLAKLKAERGMSMLFITHDLGIVRKIADRICVMTHGRIVETGPTAEVFAHPQHEYTRHLLAAEPRGKPPVADATKPEVMRGEQIRVWFPIKKGFFRKTVDNVKAVDGIDISVRAGQTIGIVGESGSGKTTLGLALARMISSKGRIDFGGRDINTYSFKQMRPLRRELQIVFQDPFGSLSPRMSVSEIIEEGLKIHEPEQTPAQRDKAVVDVLNEVGLDPETRFRYPHEFSGGQRQRIAIARAMVLKPKFVMLDEPTSALDMSVQAQVVDLLRTLQQKHGLAYLFISHDLRVVRALANEVIVMRNGVVVEKGPSERIFAAPETDYTKALIAAAFNIETAKQHAVNE; via the coding sequence TTGACCGCTCCCCTCGTCTCCATCCGCGATCTTTCCGTCGCGTTCTCGCAGGGTGGCAAGGAGACGCTCGCGGTCGACCGCGTGTCGTTCGACATCGGCAAGGGGGAAACGGTCGCGCTCGTCGGCGAATCCGGCTCGGGCAAGTCGGTCACGGCGCTGTCGGTGCTCAAGCTGCTCGCCTATCCGGCCGCGAGCCATCCGTCAGGCCAGATCCTGTTCAACGGCGTCGACCTGCTCGCCAAGGGCGAGAACGAATTGCGCAAGGTGCGCGGCCGCGACATCACCATGATCTTCCAGGAGCCGATGACCTCGCTCAACCCGCTTCACACGATCGAGCGGCAGGTCGGCGAGGTGCTGAAAGTACATCAGGGCATGAACGACGCTCATGCCCGCGCCCGCACGCTGGAGCTTTTGCAGGAGGTCGGCATCCGCGATCCGGAGAAGCGTCTCGGCGCCTATCCGCACCAGCTCTCCGGCGGGCAGCGCCAACGCGTGATGATCGCGATGGCTCTCGCCAACCAGCCGCAGCTGCTGATCGCCGACGAGCCGACGACGGCGCTCGACGTCACCGTCCAGGCGCAGATCCTGGAACTGCTGGCGAAGCTCAAGGCCGAGCGCGGCATGTCGATGCTGTTCATCACCCACGACCTCGGCATCGTGCGCAAGATCGCCGACCGCATCTGCGTCATGACACACGGCCGCATCGTTGAGACCGGGCCGACGGCGGAGGTCTTTGCCCATCCGCAGCACGAATACACCCGCCACCTGCTGGCGGCCGAACCGCGCGGCAAGCCGCCGGTCGCCGACGCCACCAAGCCGGAAGTCATGCGCGGCGAACAGATCCGCGTCTGGTTCCCGATCAAGAAGGGTTTCTTCCGCAAGACGGTCGACAATGTGAAGGCGGTGGACGGCATCGACATATCTGTGCGGGCCGGCCAGACCATCGGCATCGTCGGCGAATCCGGGTCTGGCAAGACGACGCTGGGGCTGGCGCTTGCCCGCATGATATCGTCGAAGGGGCGCATCGATTTCGGCGGGCGCGACATCAACACCTATTCGTTCAAGCAGATGCGGCCGCTCAGGCGCGAACTGCAGATCGTCTTCCAGGATCCGTTCGGTTCGCTCAGCCCGCGCATGTCGGTGTCCGAGATCATCGAGGAGGGGCTGAAGATCCACGAGCCCGAGCAGACGCCCGCCCAGCGCGACAAGGCGGTGGTCGACGTGCTCAACGAGGTCGGGCTCGATCCGGAGACCCGCTTCCGCTACCCGCACGAATTCTCCGGCGGGCAGAGGCAGCGTATCGCGATTGCCCGCGCCATGGTCCTCAAGCCGAAATTCGTCATGCTGGACGAGCCGACATCGGCGCTCGACATGAGCGTGCAGGCGCAGGTGGTGGACCTGTTGCGCACGCTGCAACAGAAGCATGGCCTCGCCTACCTCTTCATCAGCCACGATCTGAGGGTCGTCAGGGCACTGGCAAACGAGGTGATCGTGATGCGCAACGGCGTCGTGGTGGAGAAAGGGCCTTCGGAGCGGATCTTCGCCGCGCCCGAGACCGACTACACCAAGGCGCTGATCGCCGCGGCCTTCAACATCGAGACCGCCAAGCAGCATGCGGTGAACGAGTAG
- a CDS encoding glyoxylate/hydroxypyruvate reductase A has translation MTASKPSGKVLLAVTGFSPHQWMELLSTRRHVVLEPAAPDDPAIEYAVVWKQRPRILEKLPNLKAIFSVGAGVDHLFTDPGLPQVPIVRVVADNLTQYMTEYVAWRVLDHHRQGRLYRTQQAKMVWHEPFQPPANEVCVGIMGLGNLGRASAKALLSLGFAVNGWSRKPQQMDGVRCFDGEAGLTPFLNATDMLVVLLPYTPATHGIVDYSVLRRLRRDNGLGGAFLINAGRGKLQKEADILRALEDGTLKEASLDVFEQEPLPTASPLWEHPRVFVTPHAAATSDPAHLAGPMLDQMDGCDRGEPLRNLVDRDAGY, from the coding sequence ATGACAGCCAGCAAACCGAGCGGAAAAGTCCTGCTCGCCGTCACCGGCTTCAGCCCGCATCAATGGATGGAGCTCCTGTCGACCCGGCGACACGTGGTCCTCGAACCTGCCGCACCGGACGATCCCGCCATCGAATACGCAGTCGTCTGGAAACAGCGGCCGCGCATTCTCGAAAAACTGCCCAATCTCAAGGCGATCTTCTCGGTCGGCGCGGGGGTCGACCATCTGTTCACCGATCCCGGCCTGCCGCAGGTGCCGATCGTGCGGGTCGTGGCCGACAACCTGACGCAATACATGACCGAATATGTCGCCTGGCGTGTTCTGGACCACCACCGACAGGGACGCCTCTACCGCACTCAGCAAGCGAAGATGGTATGGCATGAGCCGTTCCAACCCCCCGCCAACGAGGTCTGCGTCGGCATCATGGGTCTTGGCAATCTGGGTCGCGCCAGTGCGAAGGCGCTGCTTTCGCTGGGGTTTGCCGTCAACGGCTGGTCGCGCAAGCCGCAGCAGATGGACGGCGTGAGGTGTTTCGACGGCGAGGCCGGGTTGACGCCCTTTCTCAATGCCACCGACATGCTGGTCGTGCTCCTGCCCTATACGCCCGCGACGCACGGCATCGTCGACTATTCGGTGCTGCGCCGGCTGCGACGAGACAATGGGCTCGGCGGCGCCTTTCTGATCAATGCGGGCCGCGGAAAACTGCAGAAGGAAGCGGACATCCTGCGCGCGCTGGAGGACGGCACGCTGAAGGAGGCGAGCCTCGACGTGTTCGAGCAGGAACCGCTGCCGACGGCCAGCCCGCTGTGGGAGCACCCGCGTGTTTTCGTCACGCCGCACGCGGCCGCGACCTCCGATCCGGCACACCTTGCCGGGCCGATGCTCGACCAGATGGACGGTTGCGACCGCGGCGAGCCGCTCCGGAACCTGGTCGACCGCGACGCTGGATACTGA
- a CDS encoding NlpC/P60 family protein: protein MTVLDRRLNAFREDLADKRLEGRVEAPSFVAGSPAHVRVPVLDMRRTPSLEAGIDTQLLSGQDVLVFDENEGFAWIQSVSDGYVGYVGSNGLAEGASKATHLVSAARTFVYPAPDLKSAPTSALSMGSLVQVVGFEERRGTNYAVLPSGEAVIAGHLRDVAQRDPDYVAVAERLIHTPYLWGGASAFGIDCSGLVQLSMRMSGKTVLRDSDMQAATIGDPIGPDQLKRGDLAFWKGHVAIVTDPETIIHANGHTMTVALEPLANAVSRISYLYGQPTGYRRP from the coding sequence TTGACCGTGCTGGACCGACGGCTGAACGCGTTTCGCGAAGATCTGGCCGACAAGCGGCTGGAGGGCCGGGTTGAAGCGCCGAGCTTCGTCGCCGGCAGCCCGGCCCATGTCCGCGTGCCGGTGCTCGACATGCGCCGCACTCCGAGTCTCGAAGCCGGGATCGACACGCAGCTCCTGTCCGGTCAGGACGTGCTCGTCTTCGACGAGAACGAGGGCTTTGCCTGGATCCAGTCGGTATCGGACGGGTATGTGGGCTATGTCGGCTCGAACGGGCTCGCCGAAGGCGCATCGAAAGCGACCCATCTCGTCTCTGCAGCCCGCACCTTCGTCTACCCGGCACCCGACCTGAAAAGCGCTCCCACGTCCGCGCTGTCGATGGGGTCGCTGGTTCAGGTAGTAGGCTTCGAAGAGCGGCGGGGGACGAACTATGCCGTCCTTCCCTCGGGCGAGGCGGTCATTGCGGGTCACCTGCGCGATGTCGCGCAGCGGGACCCGGACTATGTCGCCGTGGCCGAACGACTGATTCATACGCCGTATCTCTGGGGCGGAGCGTCTGCCTTCGGGATCGATTGCTCGGGCTTGGTGCAACTGTCGATGCGCATGTCGGGCAAGACGGTCCTCCGCGATTCCGACATGCAGGCCGCGACGATCGGCGATCCAATCGGGCCGGACCAATTGAAGCGCGGAGACCTCGCCTTCTGGAAGGGCCATGTGGCGATCGTGACCGACCCCGAGACCATCATCCATGCCAATGGGCACACGATGACGGTCGCGCTCGAACCGCTCGCGAACGCGGTGTCGCGGATAAGTTATCTCTACGGCCAGCCGACCGGCTACCGTCGGCCCTGA
- a CDS encoding MarR family transcriptional regulator: MAVNLRPSQALRLWQGVCLSEVNAGMPDLSHRQLALLLTIYLDPPPHTVRGLAAALNVTKPVVTRALDTMGALKLVTRHRDEDDKRNVLVKRTIEGALFLERFGDVIIAKAKELPI; the protein is encoded by the coding sequence ATGGCGGTCAACCTGCGACCCAGTCAGGCTTTGCGGCTGTGGCAGGGCGTGTGTCTTTCCGAGGTCAATGCCGGAATGCCCGACCTGTCGCACAGGCAGCTGGCGCTCCTTCTCACGATCTATCTCGATCCTCCGCCCCACACAGTTCGCGGTCTCGCCGCTGCGCTCAACGTCACCAAGCCAGTGGTGACCCGGGCGCTCGACACCATGGGAGCGTTGAAGCTCGTCACGCGCCATCGCGACGAGGACGACAAGCGCAACGTGCTGGTGAAGCGCACCATCGAGGGTGCGCTCTTTCTCGAACGCTTCGGCGACGTTATCATCGCAAAGGCGAAGGAGTTGCCGATTTGA